In the genome of Microtus pennsylvanicus isolate mMicPen1 chromosome X, mMicPen1.hap1, whole genome shotgun sequence, the window AAGTCAGGGGACCAGGCACAGGACCGGATCCCAGGGCTCGGGAAATCTCAGGGGTGCGCACAGATTTGACTGCAGGCTATAGGGGAGGTGGGAGATGTGGGAGATGTTCGCGATGCTCGAGGGGCTCTCCCTTAAGACTGGGAAGTGCAGGGGTGGAAGTCACGTTAGCCAGGCGCGCACCTCTGGCGCAGCTTGAACTGGGTGAAGCAAAAAGGCAAGGAGACCCCGCTGGTAGTCATCACTGCGGGGGTTTGGAGCAGAGAAAGAGCCAGGTATAGCGGCTTCTCTCCCCGCAGCACAAGGAGCCGACGGCAAATCTGCGCGTGAGCGCTTCCGCAGTAACTTGGCGACCCTCACCCGTGGTGGCGCTGCAGGCAGAGCCCCTCCCCTCGCCTGTTGCATGATCTGAGCGCCTCTGAGCTTTTGAATTTACGTTTTAAGTGTTGTGCTGAGAAATTATTAGTTCATAACACGATGCATCCAGCTCATTAAACTGGTTAGGTTAAATTTTTGCAATCTTACATGTGCTAGGTAGGACAAATCTTGTTGTCAAGAGGGGAAACAGAGGCTGGGGGAAAGCAAAAACACTTTTCTTGGGCTGGACAGCTTCCCACTCCACCTCCCCACTCGGCAGATCAATTCATTGCGACGTTTTAGTTACTTATCACTTCCTTTATGAATGTGAATGtatatgtcttttctttttttccttttcatagcTCTACCAACCGGCCGTCCAAACACCCTGAAGAAGTGGCTTAAGACTCTGAGAGGACGGGAGAGGGGTGAgggggcttttttcttttccttaggaaataaataaaagacaaaatcccCCCTGGTCGTGTGTCCCTGCGTACTGTATTCTTGCTGATGCTTATTGCTTCTGAGGACTCTTCCTCTTCGTCCCAGAAACCCCGCCCCCCCCCAGGGTTGCATCAGAAAATGGAGGAATAACTGCTtgctcctgccttagcttccctgtGGATGTACCCCAGATAGATCTCCCTCATTGCTTCAAGGTGGTCAAACACTGGCAAATATAGGCAGGGATGAGACCTTCAGCTACGTCGGGGTAGCTGAGTAATGTTGAGTCATCTTTAACTATTTCAGGGTCTTGCTTCCCAGGGAGGGGCGCTGTGGGACTCGGGGGAGGGGTTGATTATTGATGAGTGCTAGGAAGAGTACCATAAGCCCATGTAGCCCACCTAATACAAATGCTGCTGGTCTTTGACGTTTCTCATTCTTTCCCAGCCGCGTCTCTCAAGACCTTTGGCGTCCGCCTGGAAGAGGCGCTGGTCAATGAAATTACCCGCCGCAAGCACCTTGAACTGATGGCGGCAATGGAGGCTGAAAATGCCACAGGTTCTGGCCATCGGGGAAATGCGGTGCAAAGGATGTTTGGACGCATGCGGCGCTTTTTAGGTCGCAGGAGGAATGTGCCCATCCTGCCTACAGAGTTCACTCGCCGTGGTCGTCGAGTGAGTTCAGTCTTAGAGGTTTCAGGCAAGGGGCCCTTTGTGGAGAGGAGTCAAAGCTTGTGTCCTTATGGTGTCCTTATGGTGTGGAGACTGAACAGAAATAGAAGGGGTGGGCTCGTCTTACCACAGAGAGATTATCAGGTTCTGAATGTcaggcagcactcaggaaggtcCCAACGAATGCCCCTTCTCCTCCATTTTAAGATAATCTGGATTTTCCCACAGGGTGCAGTGTCTGCCGATAGCGTGGCTGAACTGAAGGATGGGCACCTGCTGATGCGGACCCTACAGCTCTCCCATCATTCATTTCCTGTCGGGCAGCGCCTTCTGGGATCCAAAAGGAAGATGAGCCTCAACCCAATTGTTCAACAAGTCCCCCAGGTTGTTGAGACTTGCTGCAAGTTCATTGAGGAACATGGTAAGGAAGCCATATTACAGTTAAATCAAGGAAGGCGACAactaaagagaaagggaagaatgttctagaaagggagagagagaagcaagaggaTGGAGGGCTTGAATAGACTTCCCCTGATGTCCTGAAAGTTGGGATGCAACTGCTAAAGGAGAAAAAGGGAAGCAATTGGAAAACAAGGGTCATAGATGCTTAGAACTCTGATCTCTTCTTTCAGGGTTAAACTCCGTGGGGATTTTCACCATTGAGTACTCCTTCCAGAAAGTGCTTCAGGTAAACTGACTGTATTTGCATGTTTGTTCTTTAggtaagaaaaggaagagaggaataaGGGCTCTCTCATAGACATGGGGTAGTGGCATGATTATTGATGGGGAGAGTAAGAtcatctttttttgggggggatttttcgagacagggtttctccgtagcgtttggttcctgtcctggaactagctcttgtagaccaggctggcctcgaactcgcagagaccCCTAGATACACGACATTGCCAGCTGTCTTCACTGAAGCCTTTCGCTTCTTGAATAACTGTTCAAGACCAAGACTATGGTGGGAAAGGCAGACTTTTTAcatcttctttcccctttttaGCTCCGAAAGTTATTTGACAATGGTATGGATATTGAACTGAATGACAGCGTGAATGTCCATGATGTGGCCGCACTCCTCAAAGATTTTTTCATTGAAATGAAGGACTCCCTGCTGCCTGATGATCTGTACATGAATTTCCTCCTGACTGCAAGTGAGTCTTCTGCCCCCCCCTCCATTGGTGGTACAAGTAAAAGAAGCAATACACAAATCTAGGGAGCATAATGAGAGAACTCAATTTATAGGAGCTTCATGAATCTAGGGTAGAATGAACATCAGAATATACATACCTCTCCAGAATACAAATTCATTAtttgttaatgaaaataaaagttaataaaaacccTCTCAAGGTTCCTTTCTGTGTCTCTTGCTGTTCCCTTATAAATCTATTGCTTGGCAATTTCTCTTAAGCTTCTGGAAGTTGTTAATTGTGCCCTCTCAGGGCAAAGAAGAACCAGGCTCTATAGAGATTTGACTTTGACTTTGAGGTTGAGAAGGGCACTTATTTTCAGAGGCCCTGATCTCAGTCAGATGTCTTGGAAGGAAGCAAAAGCATGTTTCCTGGGTACTGCCTCCACAATCACCAGCAACCATGAGGCAGAAATGTGTCACCTTTGATATCAGGCTGCTGCCAAGACTAGCCCTCTGAGCCatcctcattttctttcctgtagCTCTGAATCCCGAGGATCAGGTTTCTGCCCTGCAACTGCTGGTCTACTTGATGCCGCCCAGCCACAGCGATACCCTTGAACGTCTACTGAAGACACTGCACGAAATCACTGAGCACTGCGAAGACTCCATTGGCCCTGATGGACAGCTGGTAAAAATTTGTTGGAAAGCATAGTGAAATAATTGGTTGTAAAGTGGGTAAAGAGTgaaaaccaacaataaaaaatacattatctgGGAAGCTTCTAGTGCTACGTCAAGGTTGATCACACTTCCTTACCTAGGTTCCAGGTAACCGAATGACTTCCAACAACTTGGCCTTGGTGTTTGGATCTACTCTCCTGAAGAAGGGGAAGGTGGCCAAGAGGGAATCCAGGAAGATAAAGCTGGGGATGGATCACTATGTTGCATCTGCCAATGTGGTTCGTGCCATGATTGATAACTGGGATGTCCTCTTCCAGGTAAGCagagttttaaaatatacttattctACACATTCCTCTTCTGTTCACAGGATAAGGGAGAGTTCTATATGTATAACCAAGTCCTCTATTCTAGAAATTCCTTCCATATCTGCTTATCACATTGCCTTCAGTCCCAAACACCTAATAAAGATGAGTAAAAATGAGAAGGAATATACAGTTAAGGTTACTATTTTTACCTCCAGGTGCCCCTCCATATTCAGAAGCAGGTTGCAAAGCGTGTGTGGAAGTTCAGCCCTGAAGCACTGGATTTTATCAGACGCCGGAATCTGAGGAAGATCCAGTGAGTGTGGTTTTAACTTCTGGGTTGTTTATGTTTAGCCTATAGGAGTTACAGAGCCATGCCATCTTGGTTTTAATCAACTTTGGGGCAAACATACTAACTTTTTCAAATTTCTTCCCATTTAGGAGTGCTCGCATAAAGATGGAAGAGGATGCTATGCTTTCTGATCCAGTGGAAAACATTACTGAAGCCATGGCTGCTGTCCTTGCCCAGAGCCCGCCCTTTGATGAAGGTCAGTTTCCTTCTAGAGATCAGATCTCTTCTAAAAGTCATGCGCTTCCCAAAGGTCAGTCCCTTGCAGAAGGCTAGGCTTTTCCAGATGTCCAGGTCCTTGCTGAACATGATCCCCTTGAGGAAGGAAAGTGAATCCTCTGAGAATAATATGTCTGTAAATGAAGAGTTAgttatatttgaatatttcagGGAGGGAGTAGTTTAGGGGAAAGTTCAAGGTCTTGAAATCCCACATTACCTAGATATTCATGGTCCACATCTTGAGGGCATATGAGAGCTTGATGAAAAAGGTGATGGTGAGGATGAGGAGGGTGCTGGTAAGAATGAtgatgacatcttaaattttgatgGCCTACCTCCCATTGAGGATATTCTAGAACTTGATGAAATCCCAGAACTCATTGAAATCCCAAACTTTGAAGAATTACCTTGTTTTGATGTGGTTCCAGGTCCTGAAGAAACCCCAGATGTGGAGGATATCTTGAACTCTGGAGACTACCTGAACTATGACTTTGATGAAGgacaatattattattattatgatgaccTGCTGGACATTGCAGAGGTTCCCTATCTTGATGTAGTTCCAAGCAAGGAAGATGACAAATCAGACGCTGATGAAATCCCAGGTAATGATGAAACTCCATACAGTAATGAAGTCCCAGATAATATAAATGCCCCAAGTAATGATGAACATGTTAAATGGGAGTGAATTTACTTGCTCTGCCTTTTTGCCTTCTGTCGTATTTGAAATTCAAAACTAGGTGTTGGTGTGTTAGGTTGTGTGCAAAGTATAAAGTCCAGAAACATAAGAAGTTAACATTGCTATTATTTTCCAGGTTCCTCTGAGGAGCCCATTGTGCCTCCCACCACTGCCAGTTTCCATGACAACGAGGAAGAAGAGGGTAACCCCCAGGAGAAGGGGGGCAAATCTGGCAAAGGATTTTCTCCTTAGA includes:
- the Arhgap36 gene encoding rho GTPase-activating protein 36 isoform X3 codes for the protein MDMVSIHSLSELERLKLQETAYHELVARHFLSEFKPDRALPTGRPNTLKKWLKTLRGRERAASLKTFGVRLEEALVNEITRRKHLELMAAMEAENATGSGHRGNAVQRMFGRMRRFLGRRRNVPILPTEFTRRGRRGAVSADSVAELKDGHLLMRTLQLSHHSFPVGQRLLGSKRKMSLNPIVQQVPQVVETCCKFIEEHGLNSVGIFTIEYSFQKVLQLRKLFDNGMDIELNDSVNVHDVAALLKDFFIEMKDSLLPDDLYMNFLLTATLNPEDQVSALQLLVYLMPPSHSDTLERLLKTLHEITEHCEDSIGPDGQLVPGNRMTSNNLALVFGSTLLKKGKVAKRESRKIKLGMDHYVASANVVRAMIDNWDVLFQVPLHIQKQVAKRVWKFSPEALDFIRRRNLRKIQSARIKMEEDAMLSDPVENITEAMAAVLAQSPPFDEGPEETPDVEDILNSGDYLNYDFDEGQYYYYYDDLLDIAEVPYLDVVPSKEDDKSDADEIPGSSEEPIVPPTTASFHDNEEEEGNPQEKGGKSGKGFSP
- the Arhgap36 gene encoding rho GTPase-activating protein 36 isoform X1, which produces MIQSWFPSDPRMGGCIPFLKAARAHCPKIMLLLLLLSAFIYLVSVLGGDPGQNPDGTMDMVSIHSLSELERLKLQETAYHELVARHFLSEFKPDRALPTGRPNTLKKWLKTLRGRERAASLKTFGVRLEEALVNEITRRKHLELMAAMEAENATGSGHRGNAVQRMFGRMRRFLGRRRNVPILPTEFTRRGRRGAVSADSVAELKDGHLLMRTLQLSHHSFPVGQRLLGSKRKMSLNPIVQQVPQVVETCCKFIEEHGLNSVGIFTIEYSFQKVLQLRKLFDNGMDIELNDSVNVHDVAALLKDFFIEMKDSLLPDDLYMNFLLTATLNPEDQVSALQLLVYLMPPSHSDTLERLLKTLHEITEHCEDSIGPDGQLVPGNRMTSNNLALVFGSTLLKKGKVAKRESRKIKLGMDHYVASANVVRAMIDNWDVLFQVPLHIQKQVAKRVWKFSPEALDFIRRRNLRKIQSARIKMEEDAMLSDPVENITEAMAAVLAQSPPFDEGPEETPDVEDILNSGDYLNYDFDEGQYYYYYDDLLDIAEVPYLDVVPSKEDDKSDADEIPGSSEEPIVPPTTASFHDNEEEEGNPQEKGGKSGKGFSP
- the Arhgap36 gene encoding rho GTPase-activating protein 36 isoform X2, with translation MAWMLDCLFASAFEPRPRRVSVLGGDPGQNPDGTMDMVSIHSLSELERLKLQETAYHELVARHFLSEFKPDRALPTGRPNTLKKWLKTLRGRERAASLKTFGVRLEEALVNEITRRKHLELMAAMEAENATGSGHRGNAVQRMFGRMRRFLGRRRNVPILPTEFTRRGRRGAVSADSVAELKDGHLLMRTLQLSHHSFPVGQRLLGSKRKMSLNPIVQQVPQVVETCCKFIEEHGLNSVGIFTIEYSFQKVLQLRKLFDNGMDIELNDSVNVHDVAALLKDFFIEMKDSLLPDDLYMNFLLTATLNPEDQVSALQLLVYLMPPSHSDTLERLLKTLHEITEHCEDSIGPDGQLVPGNRMTSNNLALVFGSTLLKKGKVAKRESRKIKLGMDHYVASANVVRAMIDNWDVLFQVPLHIQKQVAKRVWKFSPEALDFIRRRNLRKIQSARIKMEEDAMLSDPVENITEAMAAVLAQSPPFDEGPEETPDVEDILNSGDYLNYDFDEGQYYYYYDDLLDIAEVPYLDVVPSKEDDKSDADEIPGSSEEPIVPPTTASFHDNEEEEGNPQEKGGKSGKGFSP